The Thalassomonas actiniarum genome contains the following window.
GCCGGTATGGCCCTGATGCACGCATCGCTCGTTAGGAACGCCCGGGATAATGTTACCTGCATCCTGATAAAAAACAGCCTGCAAAATGAGATAAATCCGCGCGCCAATGATGAAAGCACCATACCGCTTTTTAATAAATCATAAACGCAGCCGGATAACTTAAGCCGAAGAAAAATAGCGCCAGAGAGCAGGGGAAAAATTTCCCCTGTATTGTTAAGGTTACTTAGGCTAAACTAGGTCAAAATATAATCGGATGTATATTTAGAAAACCATATTTGATGAGCATTATTTAAGAAAGTTTTATTATTTGAAAACCTGATTTCACACATGGCTTAAAAGCGGTTGGCCAAACTGTTAATTATTCAAGGATGAATATAAGTTTGAATCCCCTGACTCTTGTACTTGACGAATTTATTCAACCGATCTCGGATACGGCTCCAACCGGTACAGATCCGCGTGCGGATGTTTCCCCGACCTCGGCTTATTACCTGCTTAAAGACATACGCAACAGCGCCCGGGCGAAAGAGCGAAATGCCCTGGTAGACGATGAAAGTTTGTTATCCCTGGCTCCAGAGTGGCGGCCGGTTTTAGAGCAGGTGCCGCAGGCATTAAAAACCTCAGGCAAAGACCTTGAATTTGTTGCCTGGCTGATCGAAGCCTTATGCCGCTTACATGGTTTTGAAGGGCTGGCTTTTGGCTTTAATCTTGGCGCCGAGCTGATTGAACGTTATTGGCAAGACCTCTATCCGACTCCTGATCCCGGCGACCTGTCCGAGCGCCTTGCCCCCCTTATCGGCCTTAACGGCATTGAAAGCGAAGGTTCGCTGATCCAGCCGATCAAAGCCATTTTGATCACCGGGGGCAGCAGCGAAGAGCCTTTTGCCAGCTGGCAATATGAACAGGCCCTTGAAGTGGATCGCCTCGACAGTGAAAAACAGCAAAAACGTTTTGAAGTAGGGGCCGTGTCTTTAGAAGCGGTGCAAATCAGTATCAAGGAAACGTCGGCAGATTTTTATGTGAAGTTAAACCGGGATGTCGATGCGGCGATCTCGGCTTTCGGGCGTTTATCATCGGCCATGGACAGCGCCATGGCAGGAGAGCCGCAACCCACCAGTTATATCAGCAAAGCCCTGGCCGGCTGTGCAAACCATATCAAAAGCATTGCCAAAGATATTCTCAGTCAGGCGGCAGCCGATGAGGTAGACCCCGAGCAAGCAGAGGTGACCAACAAAGAAGAGGCCAATGTCAGTCCGCTGGATATTGCTGCCGCTGCTTGTGCCCTTGAACAATTAAATAGCCGGGAACAGGCGATTAAAAACCTGGACCATATTGCCGAGTTTTTCCGTAAAACCGAGCCCCATTCCCCTATGTCTTATGCCATAGAGCAAGTGATCCGCTGGAGTGAGCTGAGTTTACCCGAATTACTTCAGGAGCTGATTGTCGATGGTGAAGCCCGTAATGGTTTCTTTAAATTATCCGGGATCAAAATCGACGATTAACCCCGGCAGGGCAGAGTAAAAAGTAAATCGAAAAGAAGAAAAGCAAAAAAGAAAAAGTAAAAAACGGCAGATAAACAGCTAAGTCGCCACCCGGATCCACGTCCGGTATGAGAACCTTTAGCGTTTTGTTTACTGCATACTTGATAACAATGCAGGTTGAGTGCGTAGTTTGTAGTGCCTTGTTTTGTACCTGGTTTAGTAACATAAGTTAGTAAAAGTTAGTGACATAAAGGAGCTCACATGGGTATACATGACAAATTAAAAAGGGTTCGAAAACCCCGGGTTCACATCACTTATGATGTGGAAACCGAGGGAGCCGTAGTGAAAAAAGAATTGCCTTTTGTTATCGGGGTCGCCGGAGATTTTAGTGGTCATAATACCCAAGATCTTAAACCCCTTAAGGACAGGCGTTTTGTGCAAATCGACCGCGATAATTTTGATGATATCCTTAAACGCATGAACCCGACCCTGGATATTGCCGTTGATAATACCCTGAGTGAGGATGAAAACTCCCAGTTAAAAGTCGCGTTAAGTTTTAATTCACTGCAGGACTTTGAACCGGCGGCAATCGTCAACCAGGTTGAGCCTTTGAAAAAACTTATGGATACGAGAAATAAACTCAGGGACCTGATGACCAAGGTAGACAGATCCGAAGACCTTGAAAATATTCTCGAAGATGTCCTGAGTAACACCACAAGCTTAGATCAGCTGGCGGATGAACTTGATCTGAAAGGGGACCAGGAATGACTACAGAAACCGAAACACTCAGCCAGGAAGGCAGCCAAAGTGGTGAAAGCCTCTCTATCCTGGGACAGGCCATAGATGCCACCAAACAAACCGACAGTTCAAGGGCCGAGGAGCTGATCCGCTCATTAACCGAGGAAGCGTTAAAAGGTACGGTAAAATGGAATAAAAACCTGACGGTGACCTTTAACCAGGCGATCAAGGTGATTGATGAAACCATTTCCAAGCAGCTCTCGGCCATTATGCACCATGATGAATTCCAGAAACTCGAAGGCAGCTGGCGCGGCCTGAACCATACGGTGCAAAACTCGGAAACCAATGCGACCTTAAAAATTCGCATGATGAGCCTGAGTAAAAAAGAATTACATAAAGACTTAAGTAAGGCGGTGGAGTTTGACCAAAGCCAGATCTTTAAAAAGATCTACGAAGCGGAATTCGGCACCCCGGGAGGCGAGCCTTATGGCGCCCTGGTCGGTGATTATGAGTTTACCAACCACCCGGAAGACATTGAAACCCTGTCGTTAATGTCAAACGTTGCCGCCGCCGGTTTTTGCCCCTTTATCTCCGCTTCCGGCGCTTCTTTGTTTGGTTTTGACGACTGGACCGAGTTAAGCAAACCCAGGGATCTGGAAAAAGTCTTCGAATCGCTGGAATACACCAAATGGCGCTCGTTCAGGGACAGTGATGATTCGCGTTTTGTGACCTTGACCATGCCCAGGGTACTGGCCCGCTTGCCTTATGGCCAGGCGACCAAAGTGGTGGAAGAATTCAGCTTTGAAGAGTTTGATCTCGATGAAACCGGCACCCGCTCGGTCACCACGGCCCATGATGATTACTGCTGGATGAATGCCGCTTATGCCATGGCCACCAACATGGCCCAGGCGTTTAGCCAGTATGGTTTTTGTACTGCCATTCGCGGCGCGGAAGGCGGCGGCAAGGTTGAAGGTTTGCCGGCCCATGTCTTTACCAGTGACGACGGCGATCCGGATCTGATGTGTCCCACCGAAATCGGCATTACCGACCGCCGTGAAGCCGAACTGAGTAAGTTGGGATTCTTGCCGTTATGCCACTATAAACATACCGATTACGCGGTGTTTTTCGGCTCCCAGTCCTGTCAGAAACCTAAGGTCTACGACAGCCACGATGCCACCGCCAATGCCGCAATTTCCGCGCGCCTGCCTTATCTGATGGCGACGTCGCGTTTTGCCCATTACTTAAAAGTGATGGCCCGGGATAAAATCGGCAGCTTTATGGAAGCCGAAGATGTCGAGTCCTGGCTTAACCGCTGGATCTTATCCTTTGTCAATGCTTCCGAGGGCGGCGGTCAGGAAATTCGGGCGAAATATCCGTTGGCGGATGCCAAGGTCCAGGTCAAGGAAATCCCCGGCCAGCCCGGCTCCTACAATGCCGTGGCCTGGTTACGTCCCTGGCTGCAAATGGAAGAGCTTACCGCCTCCTTGCGTTTAGTGGCCAAGATCCCCAGCGTGGGTTAAATCAGCCGTTAACTGAGTGAAGGGGGAAGGCACGGGCTTTCCCCTTAGCAGCTTAACACCCGCTTTAGCGCTGCTTTGATTACGTATCCTTGTTTAAACCTCTGGCATTAAGGACAGATGTTAATTATGACGGTGGACAGCATTTCATTTGTTGACGATGAAATCTTTCAGCAGGCCTCTGTGTCTGGAGCTGTGCCTGTGCGTGGGGAAAAATTAAAGAACAGGCAGTTGCTGGAGCGCTTTCTACGCGAAACCGACACCCTTAAATCGCTATTATTGTGGCTGGAAAATGCTGCAGAAAAACTCCCCCGTTTTGATAAAAAGCATGTCTTGCCGGTACTGCTTAAAGCCATCAATGAAATAGACAGGCAATTAGAGCAGCAGATAAACAGTATTCTCCACCATCCAAGCTTTCAGGCGCTGGAGGCTGCCTGGCGCTGCCTGGCTTATGTCACCGGGCAAAAAGCAACGTTTGATAAGGGGCAAAAAGTAAAAATTAAGCTGCTTGATTGTAGCTGGCAGGTGCTGAGCAAAGACATCAATAAAGCGATTGAATTTGATCAGAGTGAGTTTTTCAAACTGATTTACAACAATGAATATGACATGTCCGGCGGCGAACCGTTCGGGGTGATCATAGGAAACTATCATATCCGCCATAGCAACAGAGGCGCTAATGGTTTGAATAGCTCCCAGGCAGCCGCCAGCCATGATATTGATGTGCTCAAAGATATTGCCCGTTGCTGCGCCGCGGCGTTTGCGCCTTTTATCACTTCGGTGCAACCGTCATTTTTTGGTGCCGATGATTTTTCCGATCTCGCCGGTCACAGCGACTTCAGCCATTTCTTCGGCGAGGATGAATATCTGAAGTGGCATACGTTAAGGAATATGGATGAAGCCCGTTTTCTTGGCTTGACTTTACCTTATATTTTAATGCGGGCACCTTATCTTAATGATGGCAGCCGCAGTGAAGGTTTTAAATTTAAAGAAAGTATCAATAATGCCCAGCAAGATCATTTATGGGGCAATGCCGCGTTTGCCTTTGCCGGTGTGCTTATCCGCGCTTTTAGCGAGTCCGGCTGGTTCGGTCAGATCCGCGGTATGGTACCGGGGGAAAAGAAAAAAGGCCTGGTGTGTGACTTGCCTTTGTGCCGTTATGAAACCGATTTATATCAAAACAGCCCTAAGCCGTCGGTGAATTTACTGGTGGGAGACAGGGCTGAAAAGGCATTATCCGACCTGGGCTTTATTCCGCTTTCTGCCGTGCCCGGCAGTGAACATTTAGTGTTTTACTCCAATGCCTCGGCGCAAAAACCGCAACAGTTTGATTCCTTGCCCGCCTGCGTTAACGCGAAATTATCGGCTATGCTGCAATATATCTTATGTGTCTCCAGGTTTGCCCATTACTTAAAAGTGCTGGGGCGGGAAAAAATCGGCTCTTATCATTCTGCCCGCCTGTGTGAGCAAGAGCTGCAAACCTGGCTGCATCAATATACCACGGGCTCAGATTCTGCCTCCGATGAAGTACGCAGCAAATATCCGCTGCACAGCGCGAAAATCAAGGTAAAAGAAATGCCGGGAAAACCCGGCCATTATTATTCCGTTATCCAGCTGCAGCCGCATTTTCAGCTGGATCAAATGGTGTCCAGTATCAAGTTGGTGACCGAATTAACGCCTAAACATTAGTTTAAGGAAGATGAATGAAAGAAATAAAAAGCATGTTGCAGCAGGGACGTTTAACAGATGTGATCAGCCACATTGAAACCCAGCTGCGCGATGATCCTCTCAATGTTGATCTCAAAAGTGCCCTGGTGGAACTGTTGTGTATTAATGGTGAGCTGGAACGGGCGGACCAGTTGATCAATGCCATGGTGCAAAAACATCCTGATCTTATCGTCGGCGCTTCAAACCTGCGTTTGCTGATCCGTGCGGCACAGGAGCGGCAGGACTTTTTACAGGGGCAAGGGGTGCCTAACCTCTTTAACGAAAGAGACGAATATCTGGAGGCCTTTATGAAGCTGAACCTGGAAATCAACCAGGGGCAGCAAGGTGAAGCGCTGCAGCAGGTCTGTGAGCAGCTCGAGCGCAGCAGGCCGGATACCCGGGTCAAGATTAATGACAGCAGCAGAAAAATTGTCAGGGATCTTGATGATACCTTAGGGGGCTTTATCGAAATTTTCGGCACCGACGGCAAATTTTACATCGCCCAGTTAGCCGAGGTGGATTATGTTCATTTTAAGCCGGTGTCTTCTTTGCTTGAACAGGTATGGCGCCGGGTTGACTTAAGTATTAAAGGCGGTCCCAGCGGCGAAGCTTATCTGCCGCTGGTTTATGCCAATAGTGTTACCGATAAACAAAAGCTTGGCCGTGAAACCGACTGGCAGCAACTGGCGCCGGAAGTATCGCGGGGGGCAGGACAGAAAATGTGGTTTGTTGATGATAAGGCAATGGCGATTTCAGAGGTGAATCATATCAACTGTGTCTCCCTTGAGGGCGAAGCAGAATAATGCTCTGGCAGCTAAGAGGCAGGGGAAAGACAGCTCAACTTAGCGGGAGATTTCTATGAGTCAATATAACCGGCAAGCCATTGAAGTGTCTTTGCTGGATAAACTCATCGATGACAACCCCGAGCAGCCGGATATCAGGGAAGGGCACCGCGGCGTCAGCTTAGAGCAGATCCGCGCCAATGTCAGGCGGGATCTGGAAAATTTGCTTAATGCCAAAGTGCCCTGGCAAACCTGGCCGGAATGTTACCGGGAATTGGACAATTCTTTGGTGAACTATGGCCTGCAGGACTTTTCCAGCATGGCGGTGGGCAGCCTGGAAGGGCGGCAATTATTATGTCAGAAAGTGGCGGATGCCATTAAAAGGTTTGAGCCGCGCTTTATCGAAGTGGAAGTGGAGACCGTGGATAACGAGCAGCCCCTGGACCGTATCTTGAGGTTGCGTATCAATGCCCTGTTATATGCCGATCCAGAGCCGGAATATATCAGCTTTGATTCTGAGGTGGAGCCGGTGAACTTAGGCATGAAAGTGCAGGAAACTCAGCTGTGAACGGGGCTGTAATTGCCTGCTTTGAAGGTGAAGCCAGAAGCTAGATGTTGAAGGTGGTTCTTGAAGATGAAAGTGCAAAGGATGGAATTTTGAACGAAGACTTGCTGAAATATTACAACCGTGAATTGGCCTTTATCCGTCATATGGGGGCCGAATTTGCCAGTAAATACCCTAAGCTGGCGGGACGGCTGCGATTAAGTGACGAGCAGGTGGAAGATCCGCATGTCTCCAGGCTCATTGAAGCCTTCTCTTTGCTGACGGCGCAAATCCGGCAGAAATTAGACGACAGTTTTCCGGAATTAACCCAGGCGTTGCTTGGCCAGCTTTATCCGGATTACCAGGCGCCGATCCCTTCGATGACCATTATTAAAATGATCACCGAAAATGTCTCCACCACAGGCATTACCCTGCCTAAAGGCACTAAGGTGGATACCCGGGTCGAGGGCATGAAAACCTGTCATTTTCGCAGTTGTTACGACACCGAACTCTGGCCGCTGGAAGTAGAGCAAGCCAGTTTTCAAAATGCGCCTTTTACTGCCCCTGAGCCTGTCTGGCAGCAACAACCCAAAGCGGTGATCAAGCTTTCCCTGGCCACGGAATTTGAAGAAGTGTCTATGCCCGGTTTGGGGGTCAAGCGCTTGCGTTTTTACCTTAACGGCCAGCCCCACCAGAGTTTGTTGTTATACCAGCTGTTATTCGAGCATTGTCTTGGCCTGGCCATAGTGCCGTCAGGACAAATAGAGCAGGCTAAATATCTGCAGCCAAGGCATATTAAAGCCGTGGGTTTTGATGATGAGCATAAGGTTATTCCTTACAGCCAGCGAACCTTGTCCGGCTACCGTTTATTGGTGGAGAATTTTATCTTTCCGGAAAAATTCTTATTTTTTGAACTGGATGAACTGGGCAGCTTTTGGAGCGGAATTGGAAATAAATGCGATATCTATCTTTATTTGAAACAAGGCTCTGAAGATTTGGAAAAACAGGTCGCTGCCGGTCACTTTTTACTTGGTTGTACCCCGGTGATCAACTTATTTGAACAGGAGCTGGAACCGGTCAGGCTGGAGCCGAGTTTATATGAATATAAACTTGCCCCCAGGTATCTCGATGCCGAAGTGGCGGAAATCATCAATATCGGTGAGGTCACGGCTTACGATCCCAAAGACAACAAGGTCAGCATCAGTCCTTTTTACGGCGAAACCCATCCCGCCTATTTAGATCAAAACCGTATGTTCTGGCATATCAACCGCCAGGCGTCGAGCTGGGCCGGGGGCTTTGCCGAGCAGGGCACAGAGGTCTACCTGTCTTTGGTGGATCATGAATTTAAAGGTTTTACCGCCCCGGATGAATACGGCACCTGGCTATTGAGTATCAATGCGCTGTGCAGCAACCGTAACTTACCCGCCCACCTGCCGTTTGGCACCGATGAGCCGAAAATGTTTGTCCCCTCAAGGGCCGATATTATCAAGCAGGTGAAATGCCTGTCGGCCCCGACCATGCCGGTAAGGGCGGCGCTTGATGATGCCAGCCGCTGGCAGCTGGTCAGCCATTTATCGCTGGAGCACTTTAGCGGGCCGGATGCCTTAAAGACATTAAAAGAAACATTAAAGCTTTATGACTTTAAGAGTTCGCCGGAAAATAAAACCCTGATTGAAAATATCACCAAAGTTACCATCACCAGCGCCACCGCCAGGGTGAACCAGCAAGGACGCATCAGTTTTTGCAACGGCAGCGAGATTGAGCTGGTTTTTGCCGGGGATCATTATGGCGGCAGCGGAGTATTTTTCTTTTGTACCATACTGGACCATTTCTTTGCCCAGTATGCGGCAATCAACAGCTTTACCCGTTTAAGCGTGCGCTTTAAGGAGCAGGAAGGTATTTATCATACCTGGCCATCCCGGGCAGGCAGGAGGCCGTTGTTATGAGCATTCATGTCCAAAGAAGAGGAATTTTATTCAGCTTTTATATTTTGGGGATTGAATTAAAGCGTAGTAAGGTATTTACCACTATTCATTTCTGGTGGCCAAGCAGGGCAGGCAGGAGGCCGCTGTTATGAGCATAGATGCGTTAATTAAAGACCCCTCCGCTTTTGACTTCTACCAGGCGGTATATACCCTGCAGCGCCAGCTGGCGGGAGAAAAGCAGCAGTTCAGGAAAGTCGGCTTTGATAGTTTGCCAAAACATGAGCTGATCCGTTTTAAGTCAGAGCAGCATCTGGGTTTTCCCGGGCAGGCGATAGCGGCGATAAAACAGGCGGGCACCGACGAGCAAGATAATATCAGTGTCGATATGCTGGTTTCTTTTATGGGCTTAACCGGCCCGAGCGGGATCTTACCCCGGCATTACAGCGAGCTTATTTTGCAGCGGCTGAAATTTAAAGATACCGGTATGCGTGACTTTTACGATGTCTTTAACCACAGGCTGATTTCCCTGTTTTACCGGGCCTGGGAAAAATATCGTTTTGCCATTAATTTCCAGAATGCGAATTGTCAGAGGGAAAATGGCAGTAAAAACAATGATAAAAGTCAATCGGATCCTTTTAGCCAGGTATTGGCCCGTTTAAGCGGCGGTGAGGGGGTCAATCAATATTATGCCGGGCTTTTCAGTAAAAAAATTCGCAGCAGCGACGGTTTGCAGCAAATATTATCGGAATTTACCCGCGCTAAAGTGCGTATCGAACAATTTCAGGGCAAATGGCAATACCTGCCGGGCAGTGAACAAACACGCCTTGGCTCCCGTCAACAACCGGAAGGCCAGTATGCCCGTTTAGGTCTTGATGCCAGTATCGGTAGCCGGGTATGGGATATTAATTCTTCTATTGCCATCCACCTTACCCCGGAGGCGGGGCAGGCGGTGAAGGATTTTTTACCCGGTGAAAGCAGCGCCGAATTGGTAAAACAAGTGATAAAGCGTTATCTGGGCAATGCCGTTAAAGTAAAAATTTTGCTGCATATTAAACAGCGGGATGTGCCGCCGGTGCAGTTATCGGGGGCCGGTGTGCCTCTGGGTATGGGCTGTGGTTTATTGAGCCGTGCGGAAAAAGAAAACAAGCCTTGTACCTTATCCCTGTCCTGACAGGCAGGGTAGGGAAAACAAAGCTTTTTGATAATAAATTAAAGGACTAATACTTATGTCAGCCATGACCTTGAATAAACTGGTGGAGAAACTCAACCCCGTATGCCGCCAATCGCTGGAAGCTGCGGCGGGCATTTGCCATAGCCGCAGTCAGTTTACGGTGGAAATGGAGCATTGGCTGCTGGCCATGCTGGAGCAGGATGCCGGTGATTTAAGCTTGATCCTGGCAAGTTTTTCGGTGGAAAAAGAGCGCTTGCTGGGGCAGTTACGCCAGGGACTGGAAAAGCTGAAAACCGGTAACAGTGCCGCGCCGAGTTTATCCCCGCATATCGTTAATTTGCTGCGCCAGACCTGGCTTAATACCAGCATAGAATTTAGCGATGGGCGGATCCGCTCTGCTTATGTGATTTATACCTTGCTCAACGATGACAGCTTAACGGCGCTAATTTCCCGCTCCGGTGGAGAACTCACTAATATTGACCCGGCGCAGCTATTACATGCCTGGCCACAGTTAGCCGCCAAATCTGACGAGTCGGGCTTTTCTGCTCAGGGCGGTGCACCGTTAGCGCAGCAAGAAAATACCGGCCCGGGCGGTTCACACAATACCCCGGGATTAAATCAGTTCACCCAAGATCTTACCGCGCAGGCCAAAGCGGGGAAAGTCGATCCTATCCTGGGGCGGGATAATGAAATTCGTCAGATGGTGGATATCCTGACCCGGCGCCGTCAGAACAACCCGATTTTAACCGGTGAAGCCGGGGTCGGTAAAACTGCGGTGGTAGAAGGTTTAGCGTTAAAAATTGCCGAGCAGGATGTACCGGATGCCTTAAAAGATGTCAGTATCCGGGTGCTGGACTTGGCACTGTTACAGGCCGGTGCCGGCATGAAGGGGGAATTTGAGAACAGGCTTAAGTCGCTTATCAGTGAGGTCAAAGCCTCGCCGATACCGATTATTTTATTTATCGACGAAGCCCATACCATGATCGGCAGCGGCGGAGCGGCGGGACAAAACGATGCCGCCAACTTATTAAAGCCTGCCTTGGCCAGGGGGGAATTACGCACGATTGCCGCGACGACCTGGGCGGAATATAAAAAATATTTTGAAAAAGATGCCGCCCTTAGCCGTCGTTTCCAGGTAGTAAAAATTGAAGAGCCGAGTGAAGCAGCCGCTGTGGTGATGATGCGCGGCTTGTTGCCGGTGATGGAAAATCATCATCAGATTTTTATTACCGATAAAGCCCTTAATGCCGCGGTGAGTTTATCGCACCGGTATATCAGCGGCCGGCAGTTACCGGACAAGGCGGTGAGTTTACTTGATACCGCCTGTGCCCGGGTGGCCATGAGCCAGGCATCGACCCCGGGGCCCATTGAAAACCTGCAACGCAAAACCCAGCAACTGGAAACACAAATCAGTTTACTCAACAGAGAAGCGAAAACAGGCGTTGATCATAAGCAAGCCATCACCGGGCTGGAGCTGGAACTTAACAATGCCCGGGAGGAGTTAAGCTCGCTCACATCACTTTGGCAAAGCGAGCGGGATCTGGTGGCAAAAATTACCAGTCTGACCCTGGAATTACAGGATGAAAATAAAAATACGCCGGCCTTAGTGACCGAGCTTAATCAGTTAAAAGCGACCCTGGCAGAAAACAAGCAGCCCATGGTGTTTTATCAAGTAGATGAACAGCTGGTGGCGGAAGTGATTGCCGACTGGACCGGTATTCCTGTCGGGAAAATGCAGCACGATGAAATTGCCACCATTTTAGCCTTACAGCAAAACCTGGCCGGGCGCATTGTCGGGCAAGACCATGCCCTGGCGCTGATTGCGAAAACGGTACAAACCTCGCGCGCCCAGCTCGGGGATGAAAAGCGTCCCAACGGCGTGTTTCTGCTCAGCGGCCCGAGCGGGGTCGGTAAAACAGAAACAGCCCTGGCCCTGGCGGAGCAGGTTTACGGCAGTGAAGATAACGTGACCGTGATCAATATGTCGGAATTTAAGGAAGAGCATAAGGTTTCCCTGCTGCTGGGCTCACCTCCGGGTTATGTCGGTTACGGCGAAGG
Protein-coding sequences here:
- the tssA gene encoding type VI secretion system protein TssA yields the protein MNPLTLVLDEFIQPISDTAPTGTDPRADVSPTSAYYLLKDIRNSARAKERNALVDDESLLSLAPEWRPVLEQVPQALKTSGKDLEFVAWLIEALCRLHGFEGLAFGFNLGAELIERYWQDLYPTPDPGDLSERLAPLIGLNGIESEGSLIQPIKAILITGGSSEEPFASWQYEQALEVDRLDSEKQQKRFEVGAVSLEAVQISIKETSADFYVKLNRDVDAAISAFGRLSSAMDSAMAGEPQPTSYISKALAGCANHIKSIAKDILSQAAADEVDPEQAEVTNKEEANVSPLDIAAAACALEQLNSREQAIKNLDHIAEFFRKTEPHSPMSYAIEQVIRWSELSLPELLQELIVDGEARNGFFKLSGIKIDD
- the tssB gene encoding type VI secretion system contractile sheath small subunit; amino-acid sequence: MGIHDKLKRVRKPRVHITYDVETEGAVVKKELPFVIGVAGDFSGHNTQDLKPLKDRRFVQIDRDNFDDILKRMNPTLDIAVDNTLSEDENSQLKVALSFNSLQDFEPAAIVNQVEPLKKLMDTRNKLRDLMTKVDRSEDLENILEDVLSNTTSLDQLADELDLKGDQE
- the tssC gene encoding type VI secretion system contractile sheath large subunit, with amino-acid sequence MTTETETLSQEGSQSGESLSILGQAIDATKQTDSSRAEELIRSLTEEALKGTVKWNKNLTVTFNQAIKVIDETISKQLSAIMHHDEFQKLEGSWRGLNHTVQNSETNATLKIRMMSLSKKELHKDLSKAVEFDQSQIFKKIYEAEFGTPGGEPYGALVGDYEFTNHPEDIETLSLMSNVAAAGFCPFISASGASLFGFDDWTELSKPRDLEKVFESLEYTKWRSFRDSDDSRFVTLTMPRVLARLPYGQATKVVEEFSFEEFDLDETGTRSVTTAHDDYCWMNAAYAMATNMAQAFSQYGFCTAIRGAEGGGKVEGLPAHVFTSDDGDPDLMCPTEIGITDRREAELSKLGFLPLCHYKHTDYAVFFGSQSCQKPKVYDSHDATANAAISARLPYLMATSRFAHYLKVMARDKIGSFMEAEDVESWLNRWILSFVNASEGGGQEIRAKYPLADAKVQVKEIPGQPGSYNAVAWLRPWLQMEELTASLRLVAKIPSVG
- the tssC gene encoding type VI secretion system contractile sheath large subunit, encoding MTVDSISFVDDEIFQQASVSGAVPVRGEKLKNRQLLERFLRETDTLKSLLLWLENAAEKLPRFDKKHVLPVLLKAINEIDRQLEQQINSILHHPSFQALEAAWRCLAYVTGQKATFDKGQKVKIKLLDCSWQVLSKDINKAIEFDQSEFFKLIYNNEYDMSGGEPFGVIIGNYHIRHSNRGANGLNSSQAAASHDIDVLKDIARCCAAAFAPFITSVQPSFFGADDFSDLAGHSDFSHFFGEDEYLKWHTLRNMDEARFLGLTLPYILMRAPYLNDGSRSEGFKFKESINNAQQDHLWGNAAFAFAGVLIRAFSESGWFGQIRGMVPGEKKKGLVCDLPLCRYETDLYQNSPKPSVNLLVGDRAEKALSDLGFIPLSAVPGSEHLVFYSNASAQKPQQFDSLPACVNAKLSAMLQYILCVSRFAHYLKVLGREKIGSYHSARLCEQELQTWLHQYTTGSDSASDEVRSKYPLHSAKIKVKEMPGKPGHYYSVIQLQPHFQLDQMVSSIKLVTELTPKH
- a CDS encoding type VI secretion system accessory protein TagJ produces the protein MKEIKSMLQQGRLTDVISHIETQLRDDPLNVDLKSALVELLCINGELERADQLINAMVQKHPDLIVGASNLRLLIRAAQERQDFLQGQGVPNLFNERDEYLEAFMKLNLEINQGQQGEALQQVCEQLERSRPDTRVKINDSSRKIVRDLDDTLGGFIEIFGTDGKFYIAQLAEVDYVHFKPVSSLLEQVWRRVDLSIKGGPSGEAYLPLVYANSVTDKQKLGRETDWQQLAPEVSRGAGQKMWFVDDKAMAISEVNHINCVSLEGEAE
- the tssE gene encoding type VI secretion system baseplate subunit TssE, translating into MSQYNRQAIEVSLLDKLIDDNPEQPDIREGHRGVSLEQIRANVRRDLENLLNAKVPWQTWPECYRELDNSLVNYGLQDFSSMAVGSLEGRQLLCQKVADAIKRFEPRFIEVEVETVDNEQPLDRILRLRINALLYADPEPEYISFDSEVEPVNLGMKVQETQL
- the tssF gene encoding type VI secretion system baseplate subunit TssF, which translates into the protein MNEDLLKYYNRELAFIRHMGAEFASKYPKLAGRLRLSDEQVEDPHVSRLIEAFSLLTAQIRQKLDDSFPELTQALLGQLYPDYQAPIPSMTIIKMITENVSTTGITLPKGTKVDTRVEGMKTCHFRSCYDTELWPLEVEQASFQNAPFTAPEPVWQQQPKAVIKLSLATEFEEVSMPGLGVKRLRFYLNGQPHQSLLLYQLLFEHCLGLAIVPSGQIEQAKYLQPRHIKAVGFDDEHKVIPYSQRTLSGYRLLVENFIFPEKFLFFELDELGSFWSGIGNKCDIYLYLKQGSEDLEKQVAAGHFLLGCTPVINLFEQELEPVRLEPSLYEYKLAPRYLDAEVAEIINIGEVTAYDPKDNKVSISPFYGETHPAYLDQNRMFWHINRQASSWAGGFAEQGTEVYLSLVDHEFKGFTAPDEYGTWLLSINALCSNRNLPAHLPFGTDEPKMFVPSRADIIKQVKCLSAPTMPVRAALDDASRWQLVSHLSLEHFSGPDALKTLKETLKLYDFKSSPENKTLIENITKVTITSATARVNQQGRISFCNGSEIELVFAGDHYGGSGVFFFCTILDHFFAQYAAINSFTRLSVRFKEQEGIYHTWPSRAGRRPLL
- the tssG gene encoding type VI secretion system baseplate subunit TssG, giving the protein MSIDALIKDPSAFDFYQAVYTLQRQLAGEKQQFRKVGFDSLPKHELIRFKSEQHLGFPGQAIAAIKQAGTDEQDNISVDMLVSFMGLTGPSGILPRHYSELILQRLKFKDTGMRDFYDVFNHRLISLFYRAWEKYRFAINFQNANCQRENGSKNNDKSQSDPFSQVLARLSGGEGVNQYYAGLFSKKIRSSDGLQQILSEFTRAKVRIEQFQGKWQYLPGSEQTRLGSRQQPEGQYARLGLDASIGSRVWDINSSIAIHLTPEAGQAVKDFLPGESSAELVKQVIKRYLGNAVKVKILLHIKQRDVPPVQLSGAGVPLGMGCGLLSRAEKENKPCTLSLS